A single Dunckerocampus dactyliophorus isolate RoL2022-P2 chromosome 2, RoL_Ddac_1.1, whole genome shotgun sequence DNA region contains:
- the LOC129170009 gene encoding glucagon-like peptide 2 receptor has translation MPFLLSSLHWRTWATARGRLLFLLLIISNHQITCSVLENLIAKRTDYWEACNRTLTSSTRPTTGIYCRGTFDTFVCWPHSRPGNVSVPCPPYLPWINKDNSRRAHRECLENGRWRQKRNSSEPWRDDSECQGEHYFKDKEEQMLRQTALRLISVIGYSLSLFSLTLATLLMALLRKLHCTRNYIHMNLFVSFILRAVAVISKEIVLYIMYSNLPKDDPGWNSYSSSTIALMCKLSKVAMEYFVACNYFWLLVEAIFLHTLLFTAVMTKRRLLKNYMLLGWGTPVFFVTPWTVVKVLYENTACWSIVNRWFWWIIKGPITLSVLIIFFIFIKILLLLLSKLRAHQVKFTDYRYSLARATLVLIPLLGIHEVIFTVLVDECMAANSRYARDFINLTISSFQGFLVGVLYCFANGEVQAEMKKRWQIFLVTNNFQFRNCFQGAPLKHLWKCTRGHRPQCQRRGSCEEGGTSIMLPHLPRVAVQEGGGVNGLKVVNSHGVKGCDTTGLDLLTRKSLSSSDGEMTLGETMEEILEESEF, from the exons ATAACGTGCTCAGTGCTTGAAAATCTTATAGCGAAGCGCACGGACTACTGGGAGGCCTGCAACAGAACTCTCACATCAAGCACACGCCCCACAACTG GAATCTACTGCAGGGGAACCTTTGACACTTTTGTGTGTTGGCCACATTCACGTCCTGGGAATGTGTCGGTCCCCTGCCCTCCTTACTTACCATGGATCAACAAGG ATAATTCCAGGAGGGCACACAGAGAATGCTTGGAAAATGGGAGATGGCGACAGAAGCGGAATTCTTCCGAGCCCTGGAGGGATGACTCTGAATGTCAGGGGGAGCATTACTTCAAAGATAAG GAAGAGCAAATGCTTCGGCAGACAGCCCTCCGGCTAATCTCTGTCATTGGCTACTCTCTATCACTGTTTTCCCTCACGTTAGCAACGCTGCTCATGGCTTTGTTGAG GAAGCTACACTGTACCAGGAACTACATTCACATGAATCTGTTTGTGTCATTCATCCTGAGAGCCGTTGCTGTCATTTCTAAGGAAATTGTATTGTACATCATGTATTCCAACCTACCCAAAGACGACCCTGGATGGAACTCCTATTCAAGTTCTACG ATAGCTCTTATGTGCAAACTCTCAAAAGTGGCCATGGAATATTTTGTGGCCTGTAACTACTTCTGGCTATTGGTGGAAGCTATTTTTCTGCACACCCTGCTATTCACTGCTGTGATGACCAAACGACGTCTACTAAAGAATTACATGCTGTTAGGATGGG GAACACCTGTCTTCTTTGTGACACCATGGACGGTTGTCAAGGTTTTATATGAAAACACAGC GTGCTGGTCAATTGTGAACAGATGGTTCTGGTGGATAATAAAAGGCCCCATTACTTTATCAGTGCTG ATCATTTTCTTTATATTCATCAagattctgctgctgctgctgtccaaGCTAAGGGCACATCAGGTGAAATTTACCGACTACAGATACAG CTTAGCCAGAGCAACCCTGGTGCTGATTCCTCTGCTGGGAATCCATGAAGTCATCTTCACCGTGCTAGTTGATGAATGTATGGCAGCAAACAGTCGTTATGCTCGGGACTTCATCAATCTCACCATCAGTTCTTTCCAG GGTTTCCTGGTTGGTGTACTGTATTGCTTCGCTAATGGAGAG GTTCAAGCTGAGATGAAGAAGCGCTGGCAGATTTTTTTGGTCACCAACAACTTCCAGTTCAGGAACTGTTTTCAGGGTGCGCCGCTCAAGCACCTGTGGAAGTGCACTCGAGGGCACCGCCCACAGTGCCAGCGGAGGGGATCTTGTGAGGAGGGCGGGACTTCCATCATGCTTCCACACTTGCCTCGGGTGGCTGTCCAAGAGGGAGGTGGCGTGAATGGACTAAAAGTGGTTAATAGTCATGGAGTGAAGGGATGTGACACAACAGGCCTTGACCTTCTGACTCGAAAGAGCTTATCCAGTAGTGACGGGGAAATGACGCTTGGAGAGACCATGGAGGAGATTTTAGAAGAGAGCGAGTTTTGA